The DNA window CGTACCCGCTGCTCACCACGTTGACCGTGCTGCCGAGCTTGTTCGTCACGTACCACTTGGCGTCGAGCGGCGCCGCCGTCACGTTGAACGGCCCCGGGCCGGTCGGCACGGTCGCCACCACGCTGTCGGTGTTCGCATCGATGACGTCGGCCTCACGGCCGGCGTAGCAGGCCACGAGCCCGTACTGCGACGAACGGAAGTCGATGCCGACCGGGTTGTCGCCGACGGTGATGGTCGCGACGACCGTGTCGGTCGTGCCGATGACGAAGACCCGGTCCGTCGCGGGCACGGTGACGTAGGCCTTGCCCCCGGCGCCGTTGACCGCGATGGCCTTCGGCGGGCCGTCGAGCGTCACCGTCCCGACGACCGAGCCGGTGTCGCCGTCGATGATGGTCACGTTGTTCGTGTAGCGGTTGCCGACGAAGACGCGCCTGCGGCCGGCGCTCGTGAAGATGGCGATCGCCCTCGGCGCGTCGCCGACCGGTATCTCGGCGATGCGCGCCATCGTGAGCGCGTTGAGGACGGTGACGGAGTCGGAGCCGTAGTTGGCGACGTAGAGCTTGGGCGGGGTCGAGGCGGGGTCGATGGCCAGCGCGCGGGGCGCTTCGCCGTGCGAGCCAGCGCCCGGCATGGACGCGGTGACCGAGTAGCCCGGCTCGGAGATCTGGACGACCTGGCCCTGCCAGAAGTCCGCCACGTACGCGAGTCCTCGTGTGGGATCGGTGACCACCGCGATCGGGAAGGTCTGTGTGGCGGTGGGCGGCATCGGGACCGTCGCCGTCACGGTGTCGCTGACGCCATCGATCACCGTCACCGCGTCGTCGTTGTAGTCCGTGACGAACACGGCGTTGGTGACGACGTCGACCGCGACCGCCGAGGGGCCGTCACCGACCGGGATCGTCGCGATCGGGATGTCGGCGGAGTACGACACGCCGACGGCGCACAGGACGAAGACGCACGCGAGGAGCACGGCCAGCGCGGTCCTGACGCCGACGGCCGCGTGACGGTCCGGAACGGGCGTACCCATGTCGGCCTCCCCTCTCCAGGGTGACGGAGAGCGTAGCGCGATGGTACTCCCGGACCGGCGGCCGCGGGCGCCGCTCACCGGAGCAGGCGCGTCGCGTCACTCCCCGGTCTTGAGCTTCTGGACGTGGACGTCGCCGACCGACCAGATCACGGCCTCCGGTATCTCCCGGTTCGGCCGCTCGGCCTCGTAGACCCACACGCCCTTGAGCGTCACCTTGAAGAACGGCGACCCGCCCGTGTTCATCGGCTCGACCTCGACCTCGTCGGCCAGATAGGCGCGCAGCTCCGTCTCGACGTAGTAGTGGAACGTGCGCGAGATCTCGCGGTACTCGCTGAAGAGCGCGAGCCTGCGCTCGGCC is part of the Actinomycetota bacterium genome and encodes:
- a CDS encoding YncE family protein — encoded protein: MGTPVPDRHAAVGVRTALAVLLACVFVLCAVGVSYSADIPIATIPVGDGPSAVAVDVVTNAVFVTDYNDDAVTVIDGVSDTVTATVPMPPTATQTFPIAVVTDPTRGLAYVADFWQGQVVQISEPGYSVTASMPGAGSHGEAPRALAIDPASTPPKLYVANYGSDSVTVLNALTMARIAEIPVGDAPRAIAIFTSAGRRRVFVGNRYTNNVTIIDGDTGSVVGTVTLDGPPKAIAVNGAGGKAYVTVPATDRVFVIGTTDTVVATITVGDNPVGIDFRSSQYGLVACYAGREADVIDANTDSVVATVPTGPGPFNVTAAPLDAKWYVTNKLGSTVNVVSSGYGVTTVAVGAAPYQVAVNELLAPREAYCSNFTSDTVT
- a CDS encoding DUF2469 family protein, translated to MDSIDELDLYEAERRLALFSEYREISRTFHYYVETELRAYLADEVEVEPMNTGGSPFFKVTLKGVWVYEAERPNREIPEAVIWSVGDVHVQKLKTGE